Part of the Brassica oleracea var. oleracea cultivar TO1000 unplaced genomic scaffold, BOL UnpScaffold01532, whole genome shotgun sequence genome is shown below.
CTCTGTTGCATAGCTTCTGTACGAGCACTTCGTAGCACTCGATACTAGGATGTCTCCCTTCTCCCTTCATCTCTTCCAAGAAATGCATAGCGTCATCCAATCTATTCCCTCTACAGAGGCCAACGATCATTACATGGTATAGTCTCCTTTTGACCTCACCTTTTTCCCGCAGTTCATAGAAAAAGTGGAGGGCGTCAGCGATTCTTTCGTTTTTGAGATAACACTGAAGCATGAGGATGTTCGAATCCAGCGTCGGCGTGAAACCGTTTCTACCTATCAGATCATACACTAATCTCGCAAGTTTCGGGTTCCCTGCAAACCCTGCTCCTTCGATGAAGAGATTGTAGGTTCCAACTTTGTGTTCCCAACGAGACAACTGATAATTAAGCAACGTGGTGAAACAGCTTCTGTCACCGCTTTCCATCGCGCAAACACATCGAATGACATTTCGATAGAGACTATAGGTCGGAGTGTATCCCTTCTCCTGCATTCTGACGATGAGTTTAGCAGCTTTGTCTCCCCTCATCAACCTGATCGTCCCGTATATCAAGCTGACGAACATTCCAAACGTGGTGGCTACGCCGCTTCTGTTAAACAGCTCGTTAATCAAAATAGCGTCGTCCACTTTCCCAGCATCGCAGAGAGCAGGTATAACCTTGCAACCGCCTAGAAACTTAGGCAACGCGTCGCGTTCTGATGCAACGATAACAAGCTCCTTCGCCATCTCAGCCTTCCCGTTCCAGCACAAAGCGTTTGCAAGTATACAAAACGTCTTCGCGCCGAGAAAATGCCCTCGGTCCATCGCTCCTTTAAAGACATCATAAGCTTGCTCCACACGCCTGTCTGCACAGAGCGTGCGAACCAGGTAGCTGTAAGACATGGAGGTAGGAGCGAATCCAATCTCAGACCTCGACCGGTACAACTCAAGAGCTTCATCTACTAATCCCGCTTTGCAAAAGAAGCATAAAGCTGCATTCATCGTTTTCTTGTTAGGTAAAACACCACGCACCATCATCTCCGTCAAGATATCATACACACTCCCAAGATTGTTCTCTTTCAAAAGCTTAGAGATCAAAGAGTTATACCTAACAACCTCTATCTCACAACCTTCCAAAGGACTAATCTGCTGCAAGAAACCTTCGATATTATCCAACAATCCAGCTCCTATAAGAGACTTAATCCAAATGCTATAAGCACGGTCCATAGGAACNNNNNNNNNNNNNNNNNNNNNNNNNNNNNNNNNNNNNNNNNNNNNNNNNNNNNNNNNNNNNNNNNNNNNNNNNNNNNNNNNNNNNNNNNNNNNNNNNNNNtttttttttttgcacattCGTATCTTTTCTGTCGCGGAAGAGATGGGCGACTAATCAGATACATCCACGTCATACTTAATGTCGTGGCTTTTGACCGTTTTCACGAAAATACCCCTTTGAGTTAACTAATGAATACTTAACTTCTTCCCGGTAGGCTCGTTTTGGGTTTCTCTTCTCCGTCGTAAGAAATGGGGACCAATCTGAGATCCGTGATCTATGTATTTCTTCTCCTCTTCGTCGTCGTCTTCACCGTCAACGCTCAAAATCGGAGACCCAAGAATGTTCAGGTGGCTGTTAAAGCTAAGTGGCAGGGTACTCCTCTTCTCCTCGAGGCTGGGTAAATGCATCTCTTCCCTTCGTTCGATCTCCATTTTTAGTAAGTGAGATTCTCACTCGAGTGTTTCCGTTTTCTTGTGAACAGAGAGTTGATTTCGAAAGAATCGAAGCAGCTTTTCTGGGAGTTCAACGAAGCTTGGCTTGGTTCCGATGGAGATTCCGATTGTAAATCGGCTAGAGATTGTCTCCTCAAGATATCTACACAGGCCTCTGCGTTATTGGCTAAGCCCGTGGCTTCTCTTTTTCAATTCTCGCTTACTCTGAGATCCGCGTCGCCCCGGGTTGTGCTTTACCGTCAATTGGCTGATGAGTCTCTCTCTTCCTTCCCTCACGGAGATGATCCGTCAGCGAGTCACTGCTGTTGGGTCGATACTGGCTCTTCACTCTTTTACGATGTTGCGGATCTCCTCCCCTGGCTCGCTTCTCCTCCTACGTATGCTCTGATGTTCTCTCTTCCTTTGGGTTAAAGATcacaatttgatttttttctttctctaagCTGCATTTCGTTTGATGCCAGTGCTGGAGGAGACGCTGCTCAGGGGCCTGAGCTCTTTGACTTTGATCACGTTCATTTTGATTCGAAAGCTGGAACTCCAGTTGCTGTTCTATACGGGGCTGTTGGGACTGATTGCTTTAGGGAATTTCACCTCTCGCTTGCTCAAGCCGCTAAGGAGGTCTTTCTTTTATTACTGTCTTGATAAGTTGATACAACTTCAGGCTCATTTTCCAGGGATTCCATTTCTTAGCGTGTTTCTGCTTTTATTGTGTGCATTCTAACGAAGCCTTAGTTTTTTTACAGGGGAAAGTTACGTATGTTGTTAGACCAGTATTACCTTCTGGCTGTGAAAGCAAAACGAGGCCCTGTGGTGCTATAGGGGCAAGGGATAATGTTAGCTTAGCTGGTTATGGTGTGGAGCTTGCTTTGAAGAACATGGAGTACAAGGCAATGGATGATAGTGCTATAAAGAAAGGTTAGCGTCAGCTCAATTTTTTGTGTCATTTCGCCACCGGAACTTTGAAAGGAAAAGCTTATTTTTATCAGTTACTTGTTCAGTATGTTCTTTCTGTTACTTGTGAATTTGCCACCCTTTAAGTGTTATGGCTATGAGTTTCAGGTATCACTCTTGAAGATCCCAGGACTGAAGATCTTAGTCAAGATGTTAGGGGTTTTATATTCTCTAAAATCCTGGTATGTTTAATTTGCAACATTAGTAGAATAATAcatccaaacatttttaaaaatttagtccgtttgatttttttgtttgttaatggATAAGAGAGGAATGGAGGAAAAATAGTTCGTAGCAGTATATCATTTTCTGCTGGGTAATCATTTGGGTCAGCGATTCTTGTTTTGCAGGACAGGAAACCCGAGCTAAGATCAGAAGTCATGGCTTTTAGGGATTATCTCCTATCATCAACTGTATCAGATACGCTTGATGTTTGGGAGCTCAAAGGTAGTTATGCATCCTGCATGTTTTGGCTTTTTGGTGATAGTAGAAGTTAATAAGTGTTTCATAATTTTCCTTCATTCTACAGATTTAGGACACCAAACAGCCCAGCGAATAGTCCATGCCTCTGATCCTTTGCAATCTATGcaagaaatcaatcaaaactttCCAAGCGTTGTTTCTTCATTATCTCGCATGAAGGTATGTCATTGTTTATTGATGCTGTGATAACCTTAATCTGTTGGTTGAATTGTTTCTTTTGGTTCTTCTGATTCTAACCGTCTGGTTCATTTATGCAGCTCAATGAATCAATCAAAGAAGAGATACTTTCAAACCAGAGAATGGTTCCCCCTGGCAAGGCTTTGTTGGCTCTGAATGGTGCCCTGTTAAACATTGAAGATATGGACCTATACATGTAATACCTTTTTGCACATGGTGATTTTGTCTTGATCAAGGCATATATAGTGTAAATTAATGGTCCTTTTCTTGAAGTGAGAATGTTTTTATGGTTTGTAGAGCggaaattatgttattttttccCTCGCTCTGCCTAAGTCCACTTTAGCTTTAGTATGGCCAGAGCTAGTTTCCCGTCTTTCAGTTTACTTACATTTCGTTATCTGTTTTGCTGTAttggttttcgttttaaaaGCTAATATGTCTACGTCGTGGGTTATAGTTCCTCTCCAATGATTGTCTGATCCTCTCGTCTGTAGGTTGATGGATTTGGCTCATCAGGAGTTGTCCCTGGCCAACCAGTTTTCAAAGCTTAAGGTACTCTTTACCGACTGTGCGCGCTTaagctttgaaaaaaaaaataaaagtttgggTTTATATAACATGGAGGAAATATTGAAATGATAcaattttgatgaagattttcgTCTATTTAGGACTCTGATCTCTGATTACTCTTGTTGTGGATGTGCTAACATATATATGCAATTGTCAGATACCTGATGGAGCCATACGGAAACTTTTACTAACTACCCCTCTCCCGGAGCCGGATTCATATCGGGTTGATTTCCGTTCTGAG
Proteins encoded:
- the LOC106321390 gene encoding pentatricopeptide repeat-containing protein At1g71210-like, whose product is MDRAYSIWIKSLIGAGLLDNIEGFLQQISPLEGCEIEVVRYNSLISKLLKENNLGSVYDILTEMMVRGVLPNKKTMNAALCFFCKAGLVDEALELYRSRSEIGFAPTSMSYSYLVRTLCADRRVEQAYDVFKGAMDRGHFLGAKTFCILANALCWNGKAEMAKELVIVASERDALPKFLGGCKVIPALCDAGKVDDAILINELFNRSGVATTFGMFVSLIYGTIRLMRGDKAAKLIVRMQEKGYTPTYSLYRNVIRCVCAMESGDRSCFTTLLNYQLSRWEHKVGTYNLFIEGAGFAGNPKLARLVYDLIGRNGFTPTLDSNILMLQCYLKNERIADALHFFYELREKGEVKRRLYHVMIVGLCRGNRLDDAMHFLEEMKGEGRHPSIECYEVLVQKLCNRERYEEAVGLVNEFRKSGRRITSFIGNVLLYNAIKSKGVYEAWTRMRDVEEKIPEMKALGELIGVFSGRIEMEGELKRLDEVIEKCYPLDMYTYNMLLKRVVMNQAEDAFELVERIARRGYKPNQRTERILDRARRILGNLNSRANLVRSGWDSRQGQLEY
- the LOC106321391 gene encoding UDP-glucose:glycoprotein glucosyltransferase-like encodes the protein MGTNLRSVIYVFLLLFVVVFTVNAQNRRPKNVQVAVKAKWQGTPLLLEAGELISKESKQLFWEFNEAWLGSDGDSDCKSARDCLLKISTQASALLAKPVASLFQFSLTLRSASPRVVLYRQLADESLSSFPHGDDPSASHCCWVDTGSSLFYDVADLLPWLASPPTAGGDAAQGPELFDFDHVHFDSKAGTPVAVLYGAVGTDCFREFHLSLAQAAKEGKVTYVVRPVLPSGCESKTRPCGAIGARDNVSLAGYGVELALKNMEYKAMDDSAIKKGITLEDPRTEDLSQDVRGFIFSKILDRKPELRSEVMAFRDYLLSSTVSDTLDVWELKDLGHQTAQRIVHASDPLQSMQEINQNFPSVVSSLSRMKLNESIKEEILSNQRMVPPGKALLALNGALLNIEDMDLYMLMDLAHQELSLANQFSKLKIPDGAIRKLLLTTPLPEPDSYRVDFRSEHVNYLNNLEEDDMYKRWRSNLNEILMPAFPGQLRYIRKNLFHAVYVIDPATVCGLESIDTLRSLYENQVPVRFGVILYSTQLIKNIEDNGGQIQSYDAETNAHVKEDISTTIIRLFLYIKEHHGIQTAFQFLGNVIYTNIYS